Part of the Oncorhynchus kisutch isolate 150728-3 linkage group LG2, Okis_V2, whole genome shotgun sequence genome, gtggtgggtagtaaatggggctttggtgataaaacagatggcactgtgatagactacatccagtttgctgagtagagtgttggaggctattttgtaaatgacatccccgaagtcaaggatcgataggatagtcagttttacaacggtatgtttggcggcatgaatgAAGGAGGcgtttgttgcgaaataggaagctgattctagatttaattttggattggagatgcttaatgtgagtctggaaggagagtttacagtctaaccagacacctaggtatttgtagttgtccacatattctaggtcagaaccgtccagagtagtgttgctagtcgggcgggagggtgcgggcagtaatcggttgaagagcatgcacttagttttactagcatttaaaagcagttggaggccacggaaggagtgttgtatggctttgaagctcgtttggaggtttgttaacacattgtccaaagaagggctagatgtatacagaatggtgtcgtctacgtagaggtggatcagagaatcaccagcatgcacaggcagaaagacagacggACGTGCAGACAGACAAAAGTGTGTGAAAGGCCAAGGCCTCTTAAAACAGAGCTAAATGGTCTTGCATACTGAACTTCAGAGAAGTGTTGTTCTCTGTGCTGTATTCAGTATATCTATAACCAGTGGTACACAGGACTAGATTACACATGTTGTGTTTTCTCACCGTTCCAGAGAGTAAGTCCAGGAAGTACTGGTAAAACACCACCAGACCTTGAAGATTTGGATCATAGACCTTACACACCTCtggacctgagacacacacacacacacacacacacacacacacacacacacacacacacacacacacacacacacacacacacacacacacacacactctcagctgTTTGAAGATAAGCCAAGGTCACATTTGATCATGTTTCCCACCGCAGCCTTGGCACCGAATACCTCAGTTCCATGATCTGCTACTTTGTTCGGGACTCTATTCTCAAACCCGTGAGAGAATACCAGTAACAACTGCTGCAATATTTGCAGTTTCAATCCCTCAATTCAATTAAAAGTCCATCCTCTAAGGCAGATCTGTTGCTATGATACTGCTACAGGGAACAGTGAGAAGATATTGTTTTATATTGGAGACACACAGAATAAGGTTAATAGACTGGACTGGAACAGAGATAGTGAATGTCACTCCAATGCCATCACCCTTTAACCAATCATAGGCCTGGTTTCAAAATGCATCCTCCAGTGCTGGCCTTACCAGTGCTGTCCACTGTCATGTTACTGGTGCTGGTGGATCTGAACACGATACTGGGGATGAGGATGAACCCAGCAATCAGCAAGAACGACAGGAAGTTGAGCACCACCAGGAAGCGCAGGAATATGAAGTAGGACTGGACACCACCGCCAAAGTGGCCTGCAAAGACAGGGGTCACAGGGCCATGTTGTGAATGTGAAGGCAACATAATTAACTACAACATTAGCcctggaatgttattaatatttttcagtATTTCataattaatttaattaattaaaaataacATATTGGGATGCAATGTcagaatgtaatacatttcaactcctacgtgacatggtacaggtgtcttctttgttttaagcccataaccatgtgtatgaggtGTCTATTTTAGTTTCAAAagagatttgtttaagactaccaagaaacactgtgtgacTCTGATTTAGCCTAATGCAGTAGAAATGTGTGGAACTGAGGCCTTTTAGATATTGCTGAAAGCCTCGGGAAAACGTAATCGATATATGTGGTCGTTGTACGTGCAAATGCATATAGTTAAGTTCTGTATATGTCACATACAGTTGAaatgagaagtttacatacaccgtagccaaatatatttaaattgagtttttcacaattcctgacattttaatcctagtaaaaattccctgtcttaggtcagttaagatcactttattttaagaatgtgaaatgtcagaataatagtagagaattatttatttcagatttaatttctttcatcacattcccagtgggtcagaagtttacatacactcaattaatatttggtagcattgcctttaaattgtataacttgggtcaaacgtttcaggtagccttccacaagcttcccacaataggttgggtgaattttgacccattcctcctgacagagctggtgtaaccgagtcaggtttgtaggcttccttgttcgcacatgctttttcagttctgcccgcacattttctatgggattgaggtcggggctttgtgatggccactccaataccttgactttgttgtccttatgccattttgccacaactttggaagtatgcttggggtcatcgtccatttggaagacccattttgtggccaagctttaacttcctgactgagatgttgcttcaatacacacctacggacatattcaatcaatccctataccagtctgctgttcccacatgcttcaagagggccaccattgttcctgttcccaagaaagctaaggtaactgagctaaacgactaccgccccgtagcactcacatccgtcatcatgaagtgctttgagagactagtcaaggaccatatcacctccaccctacctgacaccctagacccactccaatttgcttaccgcccaaataggtccacagacgatgcaatctcaaccacactgcacactgccctaacccatctggacaagaggaatacctatgtgagaatgctgttcatcgactacagctcggcattcaacaccatagtaccctccaagcttgtcatcaagctcgagaccctgggtctcgaccccgccctgtgcaactgggtactggacttcctgacgggccgcccccaggtggtgagggtaggcaacaacatctcctccccgctgatcctcaacactggggccccacaagggtgcgttctgagccctctcctgtactccctgtttacccacgactgcgtggccacgcacgcctccaactcaatcatcaagtttgcggacgacacaacagtggtaggcttgattaccaacaacgacgagacggcctacagggaggaggtgagggccctcggagtgtggtgtcaggaaaataacctcacactcaacgtcaacaaaactaaggagatgattgtggacttcaggaaacagcagagggaacacccccctatccacatcgatggaacagtagtggagagggtagcaagttttaagttccttggcatacacatcacagacaaactgaattggtccactcacacagagagcatcgtgaagaaggcgcagcagcgcctcttcaacctcaggaggctgaagaaattcggcttgtcaccaatagcactcacaaacttctacagatgcacaatcgagagcatcctggcgggctgtatcaccgcctggtatggcaactgcaccgccctcaaccgtaaggctctccagagggtagtgaggtctgcacaacgcatcaccgggggcaaactacctgccctccaggacacctacaccacccggtgctacaggaaggccataaagatcatcaaggacatcaaccacccgagccactgcctgttcaccccgctgtcatccagaaggcgaggtcagtacaggtgcatcaaagctgggacagagagactgaaaaacagcttctatctcaaggccatcagactgttaaacagccaccactaacattgagtggctgctgccaacacactgtcaatgacactgacacAACTCCAGCCactgggaattgatgggaaatgatgtaaatatatcacgagccactttaaacaatgctaccttatataatgttacttaccctacattattcatctcatatgcatacgtatatactgtactctatatcatcgactgcatccttatgtaatacatgtatcactagccactttaactatgccactttgtttacatactcatctcatatgttatactgtactcgatatcatctactgtatcttgcctatgctgctctgtaccatcactcattcatatatccttatgtacatattccttatccccttacactgtgtataagacagtatttttttgggaattgttagttagattacttgttcgttattactgcattgtcggaactagaagcacaagcatttcgctacactcgcattaacatctgctaaccatgtgtatgtgacaaataaaatttgatttgatttgatttgatacctcatgatgccatttattttgtgaagtgcaccagaccctcctgcagcaaagcacccccacaacatgatgctgccacctccgtgcttctcggttgggatggtgttcttcggcttgcaagcctccccctttttcctccaaacataacgatggtcattatggccaaacagttctatttttgtttcatcagaccagaggacatttctccaaaaagtacgacgtggtccacatgtgcagttgcaaaccgtagtctggcttttttatggcgattttggagcagtggcttcttccttgtacctgtttcctccaacatcttcacaaggtcctttgcttttgttctgggattgatttgcacttttcgcaccaaagtactttcatctctaggagacagaatacgtctccttcctgagcggtatgacggctgcgtggtcccatggtttatacttgagtactattgtttgtccagatgaacgtggtaccttcaggcatttggaaattactcccaaggataaaccagacttgtggaggtctacaatttttttctttctgagttcttggctgatttcttttgattttcccatgatgtcaagcaaagaggcactgagtttgaaggtaggccttgaaatacatccacaggtacacctccaattgactcaaattatgtcaattagcctatcagaagcttctaaagccatgccataattttctggaattttccaagctgtttaaaagcacagtcaacttagcgtatgtaaacctctgacccactggaattgtgatagtgaaataatctgtctgtaaacaattgttgtaagaattatttatgtcatgcacaaagtagatgtcctaactgacttgccaaaagtatagtttgttaacaagaaatttgtggagtggttgaaaaattagttttaatgacttcagcctaagtgtatgtaaacttctgacttcaactgtacatacagccCAGGATATAGATGTGTATGTAGTTGATATTTGATTAACCATTGCCTGATTTGATTGAGTGATACAGTGTGATTGAATCTGTCACCTCCTATCTTATGCAGAGCCTTTCTCCACAGAGCTACGTAGGACATGACTCCCCCTGCATCTGCTCTGAACCTGCTCAGGGACTTGGCCTTGCTCCTTTTCCACGACTGCCAGCTAGTCACCACAGGCACACGCATCTGTTGCACCTCCCTGGAAGGGAgagtaggggggaggaagagaaagagtatgtttttttttggagagaagtgagagagcaTAGTATGTTTGTTACCTTCAGGACAACAACAAAGGAATTGCACATTGGCAGAGACGCTAGTAACTACTATGACCACTGAGGTCCCATACCGTATCGCTCTCTTCAGACGCATGGTCATAGGCCGCTCTCTGAGGTCCTTAGGGGGTCCCGAgtcaccctcctctcccccctccgaGGGGGGAGAACCCCAGTTGAACTGAGGGCCATTCTGATTGGACACTACAGACTTACTCCGTAACCTCACCAACTGCTGGGCACCATGGTAACTGTGGGCTtggagagggcagaggagggcaAAGATATATACGGAGAAAAACTATGAGTGATGTCCTGAGTAAGCCCAGAGTCAGTGTAGTTGATTGGTTGTAGTTttggaagagttgcagtctgttgtTGCATTATACTTGTGTGGTACACATAATTCAAGCATATTTTAAAGTATACATTCTTGGAAAATCTCCCTTTACCATGTAATAGCATATTTTTGTATAGTACAAAACAAGTCATCCTAAGTGACCAGGAAGCAAATCACTGAACACAAAGGCACACCTGTACCGGAGACAGAACATACCACACCTACAAAACAGTTGTCGCACAGCTTACCTATAGTGGAGCTCGGTCTTTGTAGCTCACTGAACTCCATGAGACCGAGAGGATTCCACCAACACTTCAGAAACACTACAATCAAACAACCAGTCCTCTGTATCTCACTGCTAATACATAGTTAATCCAGCATACAGGGATAGCTCTTTTACGAGGTAGAATCCAGGAATCACTCCCCCTCAGACTTTGCTCCATGCAATGAATCATCTCTGCCACAGATACTTCCTTGTACGTTTAACCCATTCACTCCTGGTAGACTGTTAGGTTACACTCCACTCCGCTTACATCCAACAGAACATGGACGTTAGTAACTAATGCAGTATCAACAAGCTGGGGTGTTACAAGACATTTGATGACTAGTTACAGGTTAGACCCATAACGTAATCATgtaggagtgtttactgtctgtgCTTCAGTTCATAAATCTTTCTGTACACTGATGTGACATGTTGTTAGGTAACCATAGAGGCAAGCCTGGGTGGgatttgtgtgtttgtggctgTGCGTGTGAGTATGTGCAAGGGGATAGGGGAACGTTGATCATTTTCAGGTCGGACAACTCCTATAGTAAGTAAAAAAAACATAGAATGAACCATGTCAGATCAGAAATTGCAAGAGAAATGTGCACTAATAAAACTACAGCCAACATCCATGAACAAAACACCAATAAGGAACAAGACTTTAGACGTGTTGAATATCTGAGACATGTATTCCGTTGgtaacactgaactgttacaaggCAGGGAGAGTTACAATCATCATAGTATCAAGGTGAAACCATtcagaaacaaacaaaaatacacaAGAAATATTAcatgtgacagagagaaagatggagaagcAACCATCAAGGAATGTTTTCTATACTGGTCATGTACTGAAATGACTTGGCTGATAAAAACACAAGGGAGTCGTTTCTTCGGGGCTCGGGTTTTGGCACAAGGAAAAGGAGGGAGGGTTTGGCTATATCAGATTGTGGTAAACAATAATAATACAATGCTTCCATGCTATCTAGtcaattcaattacagaaatacCATTCCAAATCACTTTTTGTATTCTACTGTCAgcacaatatatatatttgaaatacCATTACATTTGTAATAAGATGGCAGTCAAACATTTTGGCAGTGACTGAGGACTGACTGGTAAGGTAGTAGCTTGGTCTTTCTACAACCTTACcatagcagtcagtcagtcagtcctcagTCACTGCCAAAATGTTCTGACTGAGGCAACTTATTTCCTAATagaatgcactacttttggcccaGGTCTGaccaacagtagtgcactgtctGGGGAATAGCCgggtgtcatttgagatgtaGCCAGTGACACACAAACAACAATGAAgaacaataaaataaatattcaCCATACAGTATATAATTACATCTCTAATCAAATAATCTGACACCAAGAACTCAATTCTGGCATAATTGCAGCAGATGCTCTATTTATGTTACGTGcatctgtccacaagagattacTAATCAAATAACTACGGAATGCAGGACAGATCATTTTTGTAAAGAAGAGCTGAGTAAAATGCTCATTTACAGGCCAAGTCAAATCAAAAGATCACCCAAAACAACGTTTTAAATAATGCAGTAAAATAAATTCACATTAAAATCAACATAGCAAATACCTTAAGCAATGTTATGTATTTTTCTAAACCACAGATTCCATTCTGAAATTTGCATGGGTCTTTTTGGTTCCAGTAGCCCCTCTTGACACAGTGAAAGTTATTTCAAGTTTCTTGGTCTTTACTCTGAGAACAAATCACTGAGGATGGCTCCACTTAATAATGACAGAATTTGTGTTCTTTCAACTTGGAGATAAGGGAGAAATGATCATCTTCTTATCATAATACAAAACCTAATAAGAATGTTGAGGAAAGAGAACGTATACAACTGCCACATTCATAATGACTGGATCCTCTATATGCGTTTTAAAACTAGACAAGTATAACTCAGTATGTACTCATGGCTATCCAAAGTTCACTTTTCTGCACTATTCTATAACTGATCATAGGAACGGTCTGATCAATGAAAACTCTCAAATATAAAGAAGCAGAAAATCTTGTTGCCCTGGGAAAATGCATTGTTGATCTGGTTATGGCTTGAGATAAATGCCTGACTTGTATTTAACTTTGAGTAAATCATGCTTTGATGTCAATGGGATTAGAGATTTAGCCCAAAATACAGACAGTTCAAATTGAGTCCTTGCTCTATGAATGGATTCAAGGGATGTGCCGCTGTGGTTATACAGTACTTTATACTCTGTTTACAGTACTTTATACTCTGTTTCAAGGCAGCATCTTGAACATACAATTTTGTGTCCTCTAAACTAATTGAAGTATATTTGTATGAAAATTGACTGTGATTTGAAATaaatcacacacatacatacacaagtGAAATAGCTGAATAATCTCCATCCCCCTGAACTTTTTTGCCACTCACACATCAAATAACATTCATTAAGCAAACATTCTTTCACCCAATTATACCTGTATGTACACGTGGTTTGTAATGTAATATCACCATGGCAACTGTTACTGGGTTACAACAATGTTCATAAGGATTCACTGTATTCAGCTAAAAGTCCAATGATGTCTCCTGGTTAGGGAAATCCTACAACTTCATCTATTCTACCTACCAACTGCAAATCCAACCCTAGTAGGGTCTAGGGGCCCGTTTGGGATTGAACATAACTCTTCTCTACCAGGGGAGACATCACTGGACCTAACGGACAAAAGTGACCCATACAGATCAGTGACAGACAGCGCATTGTGGGGAATAGTAGTTCTTTAGTAAACCTATCCTCCCCATACAGTACATCCTCCCATCCATCAATCCATTCtcactctgtcttctctctcacgTCCTCTTGCTTCACCTCTTTCTTCTCCCCCTCAATTTTCTCCTCCTTTTcactcttctttctctccctctttcctcccttcaTCAGCCTCCCGAACAGAATGCAGGCCAGGGCGATGATGTGGATGATGAAGTAGATGGAGGTCCAGTAGTGGACGGTGTCGCTGGCCTTCAGCAGGACGAAGCCCATACACATGTAGTCATAGGCCCTCATCTTGAGGAACCAGTGGACCCAGTCGAAGGCACTCTGACCCCGGGGCCCCAGCTTGGCCCTGACCGACGCCTCCATGGCTGACTCAGCCGCAATACACAGAGGAATGGTGAGGAATGACAGGTAGTAGCCAGCGTGAAGCCCGTGCCAGTATGCACTGATGAACATGGTCCATCCAGCCCTGGGAGAGAATTGTGAAACGTATGCATCAAATGACATTCAGGGGACATCTTATCTGGCAGTTACAAATATATTGAAAGTTGACTGTAGTTTTGTAGTTTAACAGACTATGAGACAGTTTATTTTAGACACAACACACATGCCTTCTCTAGTGAACCTGCATAGGGCCCTTACTTGAGTGCGTAAGCCTTGAAGGGGGAGTTGGGGTAGATGtagtgatgcagccaccactgcaCAGTCATGTTCCAGTAGCGCATCCCGTGTCGGACCTTCACACAGAAGTCAGTGTTGTATGGGTCAATGTTCTGGATGGTTTTGAAGTCGTACACAACCGGACTTTCAGGGTCAGGGCTGGAGAGACCGAATAATCAAAACCAAGATTAAACACTTACATAATTATGAATGAATGTACTTTACTGTTTTCCCCAATTGGACTGAATATCCTGTGTGAGACTTGCCTGTAGTTGACAGTGGGACCCCCTCCCGGCTTGGAGAGCGCCCCCTCTGGGTAACAGCCCAGTCCTGCGCTGATGCAGCCAGCCTCGGCCCCACACCATGCAGCGTAGAACCGCATCCGGAACACAAAGAACACCACAGTCATGTAGAACAACCtggagggggggatagagagagacctcCTTAATGTATAACTACGAGTGAAGAGCAACAATGGTCTGGAATACTAAATAGACAAGAGTTCTGTCTCAATTCTGTTTCACTGGAATTGGTGCTTGTCCTTAAAATAGTTTTCTGGGAAATCCATTTAGCCCTTTATTATTTAATGGTTTCATTTCCCGTAGctctctggagagagagaaacagcagtgAATGAACTCACAATTCTGTTATGCCAACTCAATAAATATAGAAATAAAAACATCTactctaccgttcaaaagtttggggtcacttagaaatgtccttgttttccatgaaagcATACATtaaattagttgcaaaatgaataggaaatagtcaagacgttgacaaggttataaataatgatttttaattgaaattatAATTGTGTCCTTTTAATCTTtgcttttgtcaaagaatcctccatttgcagcaattgaaGCCTTGCAGACCTTTAGCATTcaagttgtcaatttgttgaggtaatctgaagagatttcaccccatgcttcctgaagcacctcccacaagttggtttggcttgatgggcacttcttacgtaccatgcGGTCAAGTTGCAcctacaacagctcaatagggttgagatccggtgactgtgctggccactccattatataCAGAACACCAgatgactgcttcttccctaaatagttcttgcatagtttggagctgtgctttgggtcattgtcctgttgtaggaggaaattggctccaattaagtgctgccacagggtatggcattgcaaaatggagagatagccttccttcttcaagatctattttaccctgtacaaatctcccactttaccaccaccaaagcacccccagaccatcacattgcctctaccatgcttgacagatggcaccaagcactcctccagcatcttttcattttttctgcatctcaccaATGTCCTTCTTTGTTAtccaaacacctcaaacttagatttgtctgtccataacacttttttccaatcttccagtgtctgtgttcctttgcccatcttaatattttctttttattggccagtctgagatatggctctttctttgcaactctgcctagaaggccagcattccagagtcgcctcttcactgttgacgttgagactggtgttttgcaggtactatttaatgaagctgccaattgaggacttgaGTCtgtatctcaaactagacacgctaatgtacttgtcctcttgctcagttgtgcaccggggcctcccactcctctttctattctggttagagacagtttgcgctgttctgtgaggggagtagcaaacagtgttgtacgagatcttccgtttcttggcaatttatcacatggaatagccttcatttctcagaacaagaatagactgacgagtttcagaagaaaggtctttgtttctagccattttgagcctgtaatcgaacccacaaatgctgatgctccagatactcaactagtctaaagaaggccagttttattgctttctttaatcagaacaacagttttcagctgtgctaacataattgcaagggttttctaatgatcaattagccttctaaaattataaacttggattagcaggagtgatggctgctgaaaatgggcctctgtacacctatgtagatattacatttaaaaacattttttttttatttaaatctgccgtttccagctacaatagtcatttacaacattaacaatctctacactgtatttctgatcaatttgttgttatttcaatggacaaataaaatgtgcttttctttaaaaaactacaatttctaagtgacctcaaacttttgaatggaAGTATACCTTGTTTTGATACAAGCAATTTTTTTaacaacatttttacaaaatCAAGAGTGCTGTTTTGCTACCTGAAGAAAAAGTGATGTTCCAGGAACTCTTCAGTGCGGACGTATGCCAGGGGGAAGTACATGTTGGCGGTCAGGAACAGAGCTCCGTAGACAGGCACCAACCTCAGCCTCAGCATGCAGGGTACCCAGCCAGGAAGGTCCAAGGAGCTGGGCTGCCTCAGCCAGTCCACATAGGTTTGGAACCGGAAGAACGGGCCTTTTAGGGAGATGCAGGGATAAAtgaagggatgaagagagagcatTGAGGGAGAAGTGGTAGGATAGACAAGGTGAATAGTACAAGTTagaaaagacaaggagagagagggatcattggaggacaaaaaaaggaTAGATTGCAAGGAGGAGTGTTAACGGGTGATGGATGAAGGAGTGAGTAAAAAAAGGAGGGAGAGTTACAGGAAGGTCATGTAGTGGAAGAGAAAACGTAAGCAGACTCACACAATATTTTACTAGTGgcagatagaaagacagagagaaacagttaAAATGGGTGCAAAAGCAAATTAGTGGCAAATCATACTAGATACatttacaccacacacatacacactgaagcCATTCACCTGTCACCATATCAAAAAGAGGTCCAGAGAAATATGGATATGTTGACAGTAGCCCTGTATGATAAAACAAACTAGGGAATGGGGCTAGACAGCCTTACCTGTCATTATACCCACATAGCAATAGCTATAGGCTATCATATCATAGAGGGAAGGCTCTTGGGACAGTCCACCAACCACAGGAGACTTAGAGAATGAGCTCACTTCCTGTTTCTTCTCCAGGTGAAAACTCTGCACCTCATTGGCCAGACTGACCATCTGAATGAAAACAAGTGGGTTGTTACTGTAAACAACATCATGATGCATTATGCCCTTGCATTTCAGTAATCGTGTAtgtcctccatctcttcctgtaGATGTACCTTCAGAGTCAGGAGTAGCTGAATGGCGTTGGC contains:
- the mboat7 gene encoding membrane-bound acylglycerophosphatidylinositol O-acyltransferase mboat7, with amino-acid sequence MSPDELVYLGILAASIPIGFLFRYPSPPVKQGAALLLGLSITIATCQVHALHSLVTVLGTWIIIKSSWRSAPALSLAWTFLYLLFFRLVTWFGLPPPTPFANAIQLLLTLKMVSLANEVQSFHLEKKQEVSSFSKSPVVGGLSQEPSLYDMIAYSYCYVGIMTGPFFRFQTYVDWLRQPSSLDLPGWVPCMLRLRLVPVYGALFLTANMYFPLAYVRTEEFLEHHFFFRLFYMTVVFFVFRMRFYAAWCGAEAGCISAGLGCYPEGALSKPGGGPTVNYSPDPESPVVYDFKTIQNIDPYNTDFCVKVRHGMRYWNMTVQWWLHHYIYPNSPFKAYALKAGWTMFISAYWHGLHAGYYLSFLTIPLCIAAESAMEASVRAKLGPRGQSAFDWVHWFLKMRAYDYMCMGFVLLKASDTVHYWTSIYFIIHIIALACILFGRLMKGGKRERKKSEKEEKIEGEKKEVKQEDVREKTE